Proteins from a single region of Aythya fuligula isolate bAytFul2 chromosome 3, bAytFul2.pri, whole genome shotgun sequence:
- the LOC116487484 gene encoding vesicular inhibitory amino acid transporter-like codes for MVRWDSCLETEENVNFARRDELNIEEREESDGPLNFELDVCHQDPEYESPTPLSHAQVRLITSWEAAWNVTNAIQGIFVLGLPYAILHSGYSGLFLIVLAAALCCYTGKILITCLYEENEDGQLIRVRDTYEDIANACCRKLSPNLGGIVVNVIQVMELIMTCILYLVVSGNLLLHSFPYVPMTEKTWSVIAFITLLPCVFIKTLKIVSKLSQLCSLVHFIILFVVMTYCLTQIHQWSWAKFKLSIEFEDFLISIGVIIFSYTSQIFLPTLEGNMKKPGEFRCMLNWTHFFACVLKTTFALTAFLTWGEETKEVITDNLPSFLQTLVNLCLLTKALLSYPLPFFAATEIVYACISRGNYSNYSSPLFALGLRGSFLLLTLLMSMFIPHFALLMGLTGSITGAAMTFLLPSLFHLKLKWKKLSFSEKCADISVFILGFLCSLAGVVCSIRGLLKVFGEG; via the exons ATGGTAAGATGGGACAGTTGCCTAGAAACTGAAGAGAATGTGAATTTTGCCAGAAGAGATGAACTGAACAttgaagagagagaggaatcAGATGGACCCCTGAACTTTGAGCTTGATGTTTGCCACCAGGATCCAGAATATGAGTCCCCAACTCCCCTGTCACATGCCCAGGTCAGACTGATCaccagctgggaagcagcatgGAATGTAACAAATGCCATTCAG ggAATTTTCGTCCTAGGATTGCCGTATGCTATTCTCCACAGTGGATACAGTGGCCTGTTTCTTATTGTCTTGGCTGCAGCGTTATGCTGTTATACAGGCAAAATTCTAATCACTTGCCtgtatgaagaaaatgaagacgGGCAGCTCATAAGAGTGAGGGACACATATGAAGACATTGCAAATGCGTGCTGTAGAAAGCTATCTCCAAACTTAGGTGGTATAGTTGTCAATGTGATCCAAGTTATGGAACTGATCATGACATGTATTTTGTATCTGGTTGTTAGTGGGAACTTGCTGTTACACAGTTTTCCATATGTACCAATGACTGAGAAAACTTGGTCTGTAATTGCATTTATTACATTGCTGCCTTGTGTATTTATCAAGACTCTCAAAATTGTTTCCAAACTCAGCCAGCTTTGCTCTTTGGTTCATTTCATTATTCTCTTTGTAGTGATGACTTACTGTCTCACACAAATACATCAGTGGTCCTGGGCAAAATTCAAACTCTCAATTGAGTTTGAGGACTTCTTGATTTCTATAGGGGTGATCATTTTCAGTTAcacttcacaaatatttcttcccACACTTGAAGGTAACATGAAAAAACCAGGGGAATTTAGGTGCATGCTGAATTGGActcatttttttgcttgtgtcttGAAAACAACCTTTGCCCTGACTGCATTCTTAACCTGGGGTGAGGAGACAAAGGAAGTTATTACTGACAACCTGCCATCATTTCTTCAAACCCTAGTGAATTTGTGTCTTTTAACCAAGgctcttctttcttaccctttgCCCTTTTTTGCAGCCACAGAAATTGTGTATGCTTGTATTTCTAGAGGCAACTATTCCAATTACAGTTCTCCACTGTTTGCTCTGGGTCTAAGAGGCTCATTTCTCCTGTTAACTCTGCTGATGTCCATGTTCATACCACATTTTGCCCTGCTGATGGGTTTAACAGGCAGTATAACAGGTGCTGCTAtgacttttcttcttccttctctcttccacttaaaacttaaatggaaaaaacTATCCTTCTCTGAGAAATGCGCAGatatctctgtttttattttgggtttCCTTTGCAGCCTTGCAGGCGTAGTTTGCTCAATAAGAGGGCTACTTAAAGTATTTGGAGAAGGgtaa